One region of Triticum aestivum cultivar Chinese Spring chromosome 6B, IWGSC CS RefSeq v2.1, whole genome shotgun sequence genomic DNA includes:
- the LOC123136898 gene encoding 26S proteasome regulatory subunit 8 homolog A: MATVAMDISKPPPAASGDESAKGARGGGEGLRQYYLQHIHDLQLQIRQKTHNLNRLEAQRNDLNSRVRMLREELQLLQEPGSYVGEVVKVMGKSKVLVKVHPEGKYVVDIDKSIDITKITPSTRVALRNDSYMLHLVLPSKVDPLVNLMKVEKVPDSTYDMIGGLDQQIKEIKEVIELPIKHPELFESLGIAQPKGVLLYGPPGTGKTLLARAVAHHTDCTFIRVSGSELVQKYIGEGSRMVRELFVMAREHAPSIIFMDEIDSIGSARMESGTGNGDSEVQRTMLELLNQLDGFEASNKIKVLMATNRIDILDQALLRPGRIDRKIEFPNPNEDSRGDILKIHSRRMNLMRGIDLKKIAGKMNGASGAELKAVCTEAGMFALRERRVHVTQEDFEMAVAKVMKKDNEKNMSLRKLWK, encoded by the exons ATGGCGACGGTGGCGATGGACATCTCGAAGCCCCCGCCGGCCGCGTCCGGCGACGAGTCGGCCAAGGGCGCGCGTGGCGGAGGCGAGGGGCTGCGCCAGTACTACCTGCAGCACATCCACGACCTGCAGCTCCAGATCCGCCAGAAGACGCACAACCTCAATCGCCTCGAGGCCCAGCGCAACGACCTCAACTCCCGAG TTAGAATGCTTAGGGAAGAGCTACAGTTACTCCAGGAGCCTGGCTCTTATGTTGGTGAGGTGGTGAAGGTCATGGGAAAATCAAAGGTTCTTGTTAAG GTGCATCCAGAAGGCAAATATGTAGTAGATATTGATAAGAGCATCGATATCACAAAAATCACACCTTCAACAAGAGTTGCTCTTCGGAATGATAGCTATATGCTTCATTTGGTCCTTCCAAGCAAAGTTGATCCACTGGTCAATCTTATGAAAGTTGAGAAGGTCCCAGATTCTACATATGATATGATTGGAGGTCTTGATCAGCAAATCAAGGAGATCAAAGAG GTCATCGAGCTTCCTATCAAACATCCTGAGTTATTTGAGAGCCTTGGAATTGCCCAGCCAAAG GGTGTTCTCCTTTATGGACCACCAGGGACAGGCAAAACATTACTGGCACGTGCAGTTGCTCATCACACCGACTGTACCTTCATCAGGGTATCTGGTTCTGAGTTGGTTCAGAAGTATATTGGTGAGGGCTCCCGGATGGTTCGTGAACTCTTTGTTATGGCTAG GGAGCATGCACCGTCTATTATATTCATGGATGAAATAGACTCCATTGGATCTGCTAGAATGGAGTCTGGAACTGGCAATGGTGATAGTGAAGTGCAACGGACCATGCTTGAGCTTCTAAACCAACTTGATGGTTTTGAAGCATCAAACAAAATTAAG GTTCTGATGGCAACAAACCGGATAGACATCTTGGATCAAGCCCTTTTGAGGCCTGGCCGCATAGACAGGAAGATTGAATTTCCAAATCCTAATGAGGAT TCACGAGGTGATATCTTGAAGATTCATTCAAGAAGGATGAACTTGATGCGTGGTATTGATCTGAAAAAGATTGCGGGAAAGATGAATGGCGCTTCAGGAGCTGAGCTAAAG GCGGTCTGCACCGAAGCCGGAATGTTTGCTCTCCGCGAGAGAAGGGTGCACGTAACACAGGAGGACTTCGAGATGGCGGTGGCCAAGGTGATGAAGAAGGACAATGAGAAGAACATGTCCTTGCGGAAGCTGTGGAAGTGA